Sequence from the Penicillium oxalicum strain HP7-1 chromosome IV, whole genome shotgun sequence genome:
AGATTTTCAAATCTCGAGTTTATTCACCAAGTGGGTTGAGCATACTTGACCATTGAGCAGGGTCACGTTCTCAATATACGCGTGTTCGATGATGTCTTTGACACCTGCGTACTGTCCAATGCTGCCCATGCTCACACCATGAGTGTTGTTGCACCAGAGGTTCTGAACAAAGATGTTGGATGTGTTGGGCTTGGGGGAAAAGCAGTCGTCACCGATATCGACGCGGGTGTTGGTCACTCGGAGGCCATTCACGTTCAACGAGTCGAAGCCGTCCGTGTTCTTGGGCAGGGCCTTTATCCGAGAAGAGGATTAGTAAAGGCTCAATATCCAGGCTATTGAGTCACTCACAGAAGCATTGGTTGAGTACGCATTGATGAACACATCGTCAAAGGAGACATCATTGGTTCGCACGAAAAAGTTGGTCCAACATGGTGAGTTGAGCTGAGTGATCCCCTCAACACTGACGCGGGTTGCGTTGTCGGTCAGGAACAGAATCGGTCGGTAAAAGGTGTTGCTCGAGTCCTATGGGCTGATGAGCCAAAAGCCAATAattgatcatcttcatgccGCGATGCAGACTCACCAAGATCTCACGACCCGCAAACGCATTATACCACGCCTGACCATTGCCATTCAAAGTCCCCTTTCCGAAAATCTTAATGTCCTGACCACCCCAGACCCAGAAAGTGATCGACTTTTGAAAGTCGTAATAGAAATTGTTCGCTTGCCAATATTTGATATCGTCGGTGAACTGATCGATCCAGGTCAGCCGCCGCGAAACAGCGTGATCCAGGGTCTCAAAGACTGACCTTGATTTCTCCCTCCAGTTGGACCTCAACGTCGTTCAGAAAGCTCAGATCAAGTTTCTTTCCAATCACGTAtgtctttcccttctttaaAACCACACGGCCACCATGATTTGCACGCTTCATTGCCCAGAGGAAGTCGTCTGAGATGTCGTCTTTATCATTTTTGGAGGCTCGAATCGTCACAGTTCGCcgattaggatatttttgtccaTGAGCTCCACAGCCTTTCAATGAAGACACATCATTTGCTGCAATAATGCTTGCACCCTTGGGAATATGGTCCGTTGCGAAAGCAGCTACTGCCCCGACGAGCAGAGCGCCAATGGTAATGAGCTTCATGGTCGAGGAGCTGGTCGTCCAAAAGTATTGAATCTCAAATGGGAGGATTTCAATCCACAAGAAAATCTCATTCAGCGGCGGGATCTGCAATTGAACGCTTCTCAAGTCTCAACAATTCCACTTGCTAATTTTCTGCGGCACTACGTCCTTTATTTTGTAGTCGAACATCCCCAGcctttttttgccttttgaTCGACATACAAAGCACGGGGAAGCAACCTGATTTCTCCGCCTGTGACAGTTCAGAACCATCTCATTTGTGTCCTCACCACCCCTGGAGAATCCCCAGGTTGAGTTAGAGCGGACCCAAGCCGAGGAATTTCAGACGCTTTGACCTCGGTGGGCAGATCTCTCCGCACTCTGCCAAGCACTGAATCATGGAGATGCGGGGAGCTCACTCTATGAGGATGATTTCCTACGAATCAGCTTTTTCCATAGGCATGAATGGGGACCCGCACAAGGGTCCTGATCTATGCCATGTCTGAAAGGCCGGGGTTTTATTTGCCGTCTTGGAAGATGTGCAGTTTGCGGGCTTGGAAATGAGTTATTCCACCTATCATTTCTCCTCTGCTTGGCCCTGACAACGAGCGAGTTCAGTTAGTAGCGGGTTGGTAGCgtgggggagagagaaagagaaagagagatcgAAAGAGTAAGAAGCCCTTCCCCGAGAGCAGGACCCTTACAATTACCGACCGACCAGACGAAATCAAGAGCCGCTTTCCGAAGCCGCGAGCGTGGGTCGTTCAAGCGGTTAGGATTTTTAGCCTGAATCCACCATCTTAGCTGGGCCTTAGCCTAATGACGTGGCTGTCAAGTTTTTTGTTAGAGCTGTTGTAGGATCCGCGCTCCTCTGCCTGAAGGTCTTGACTGTGAACACTGAGCATATAAACTAGGTATCTGATATACATGGTCAATCTTGTCAACTGCCCAATCTGGCAAAAACGTCCCGGGTCTTCAAGACCCAATTTTGGtcaagaaaaataaaataaatATGATCTATCTCTGCAGATCATGACGCCCTTGATATAGCGCCCATTCGACTCCCCGCGAATCCACAATTGACAGGAATGAGGCGGTCGCCCAACGACTTGAGGCTTGCATAGGTGATGATCTACCTTGCATATTGGAAAATCTGGGCAGGGTAGTAGGGTATCGACACCATTGAAGATCAAGGATACACATCACGCGAGCTCACAATAGTGGCAGCGCATGCAAAGATGATCTTCCCTCTCGCAGTGAGGCTCTAGTCTGAGAGCATGCTTAGTACCGAAACAGTTAGTGCGCAGAACTTGGTAGTCTGGGATCCTCAtgaagtgatgatgatcaacacGCTGAGTATGGGGTATGTGCAGGGACTTTGAAAGGGGTTTAATTTCTGTTTTGTAGACTACTGTACGGATaaagcttttttttcatttgctCATacctgtctctctctctctctccctctctctctctccataTCTCATTGAGATGATGATTTCGCTGATTGAGACCCTGAACGAGATCTACAGAAAGCTGATTCTAGAGCTGGACATTCTCTGGGATAGAAAATGACGTGGACACTGCCACCTTGGCAGCGCGAGGCTCCCATGTAATCATCCATTAGAAGATCATCGACGCAGTTGTGCCTTTATTTTAGTCTGATAGATATTAGCCATGCATATTCACCAGATGATCTTGTCCCACGCCCGTGTCATACGAAGAATATAAGAGGTGAACTTCATCTTTTACGTAGAACACTGCAGAATTCAGCTCTAAAATTCAAGCCAGTCACTGGAAAATTCGCTATTAGGTATGGTATGGAAATTCTCGAATGACAGGAGGGGAGAATTCTCAAAGATTCTTCGCTGCGGCAACAAATGCGCAGATGCAGGAAATATTGCCAGACCACCAGAACAAAGATCGGAAATTACTCATCCTACGCGTCTCCCCGTACGAGTAACAGAGACTGAAGGCAATTCTGGAAGCCGTATACCACAACCCGTACTTGTTGACGTCCTTGTTGGGTACTTTGGCAATGACGGCGATCAGGGCTGTAATTGCTCGGATTAGCGTTGGCGATGACAAACAAGttggaagactttgattcTCACTTACTCGCTGCCACGAAGACGGTATAGTTCTCAATCGCATTGGCATGTGCTGCTTCCTCCCGTTTGAGCCTGTTCAGGGTCTTGCGGCTGATCTTGCCGGACTCGACGGCGGCTTCACCGATCGTGGCGAGGTCCTCCCGGGGGGCAATATTATTATCGATGCCCAGGGCGATTTTCGTGAAACGAGTGCTCATCCAACAGTAGGCGAGCAGCCAGTTTGTCAAAAGCAAGCCAGCGGCACGATTTGGGACATGACCGTCCGAGGCAGCACGCAGTCCGAGAGTTGTTAGGAATGATCTAAAGATTTCGAGGTCAGTTGAGGTCTTTCCGCAGATTCTACGAGACGACCGGCTTGAGGAAAGGGACGTACGACATGGCAGCCGAGTGTCATGAGTCTTAAAGGCACAAgtaggaaaagaaagtcaACTTTGACACCGACGGCATGGGAAGCGGGGCTGGCCGTTTTATCATCAGCTGCgacaaaaaaacaattaATTATGTTGCACGCTCGTGTTTGAGATCCACTTACTGCAACGCACAACGTTCGAGCGCCCGTTGACAAGCAGGAGGTAAAGTGGAACGGGATCTGGTACGACGATGGATCCGATTGACCTAGCGTGATCAGGATGCCTCCAGAGGAAAAAGATACCGGTTCACTCATATTTGCTCTCTGGCCGCTGGCAAGGCATATCTCCCCCCATTGCTCTCTGCAATTTGTGCTGGAACGGATCGGTGCCGGTGTACCCAGGAGAGTGGCGCCGGTAACCCAAACTTCATACTTTAACCAGAAGGTCGGTGGCCACGGGGCCCGAGCGTCGGTGCTCTTTTAGCTCCATGCGGACGTGCGGAGAGATGGCTCGCCTAACGAAATCAACAGCATCaaaggattttttttttcctggcCAACCCCAGTATTACATTAATATTTGATCTCTCTTTTTGCAAGTTTGGGACGGCCATCCTAGTACGGTGACTTCTCGGTACGGTGGAGCATTGGTatggaagggaaaaagggtTGTTGGAAGGTGCTTCATcagacgagagagagagagagtctgAGCCTGGACCGGTGGATACAAGGGCGGAATGACATCGTGCAGCAAACTCAAACCATGGCCCTCTCCCTCGCTGCGGCTTGCGCGGCGCTAGCCGATTTCTTTGTTGAGAGTGATTCGTCGCCATCTGGATCACAGCTGCAGGGTTCCAAGATCATGGTGGTGGAATCTGACTCTCGTCGGCGATGAACGCCAACATCCATACCCTCGACCGGGTCcgaaagacaagaaaagcgATTGTTGACCGTGATGTGGTGGGCCTGTCGGTCCACCACACTATTGTTGGGTGCAGGCTCATTATTCGTCAGCAAAAGAATCTCGACCGGATGATCGTGGACCATGGGAACCTGTCGCCATCGATAGACCGCGTACAGAATGGGGACGGACAGTCCGTGTGTCACGATCGAGAAGAACACCAGCCAGTATACCACTGTTGATCGTTAGTTGAAACAGAAAATTGAGTTTGGGAAACCCAGACTTGTCGAGTCCAATTTCTGTGAATGattttttaaaaaaaaccGACCTGGAATCATGGCCGCGGTCAAGGAATTGATTTCCGCATCGCTGGCTCCCGCGTCTGGCAGCAGTTCCCGAGCGTATTCGACATAGGCAATAGCCCCGATGCCTTCCAAGTGACTTGGCATCAGCTTCATTGGCTCGTTCAAAAATGGAGgggaaaggcaaaaaaaaaaaagcgagaAAAAGCGCAAGCTCACCAATCGGCGCAAAATAGCCCATAAAAATAGCTTCCTTCCAATCGTGGCAAACACGCGGCATGAACCGATAGCAGAATAAGATGGCCGGAATCCGGCGAAAAATGAGAATAACGACACCGAGACCCAATAATCTTGCGACCGTGATGCCAGTCGTGTTGGGCAGGTGCAGTTGATCCCAGGGCATCACGACTCCCAGGTAGATAAAGGTGCCAAAATTCAAGGCCGTCTCCAGTGTACAGTTGAACGTATCATGACGTGCCTCGATTTCGGCATGATACCACCCATCCCAGTTAAAGGCACAACCGGCGATGAAGCAGGCAAGCGTTTCGTCGGTGCCAAAACAGCCACAGGTGCCCACCACGAACAACTAGATTGAACCTCGTTCATCAGCAATGCCGCATGAGGGCAGGGTTCTGCCAACCCACAAGAGACACTCACCCCGATCGCCAGCGGAAACAAGGTAAAGCTCTCCTTGTCGACCCATTTCCTGACACACACAGAGTATTTGGAATAAGCATGAGACGTCCCGGACCGGCTCACACGGAGTCTCAACATGAATCTCACCTGCTCGAAGCCAGATTCAAGCCTTTCCGACCGACAAATCCCACGAATAGACCATATCCAGATGCCATCATGATCATGTATAGAACCCCTTCCACGGCCCAGTGTGCAAGTGCTCGGCTGACATCGCCCCCTACCCGACCAGTGTCGGTCTCACCGATCCAATCACGATCGGTATATGTCTTGCTGTCAATCGGGGCATCGTCGTAGCGTAGCAGTGCAATCGCAAGCATGAGAAATGGAAATCCAAACCCATCATTCCCGCCCGCTTCGGCCGAAATAAACTCGCGAAGATGGCGTCGGACGTACTTGTCGGCAAATGGTCCCTTTGCGATCGCCTGCGACAGCACGGGATCTATACAGATGACGCATGATCCGATGATGCTTGCTGTCAACtggaagggggagaggggggatTTTTTCCCCTAAGTCAGCGAAACATTCATTTGCACACGGAGGATTCGGCAGCTGTTATTTTCCACGAGGCAGCCTTACAAAAGACAAATGGGGTATCATCAACTTGATACAAGTGGATGTAGCCACCCACTGAAGGGCCATCAAGGGTAACAAGCAAATTGTGAGTTCGACAAGGCGAAGGCGAAGATATCGCTTGGGCAGTTCATAGCCGACTTTGATCATTTGGATACCAAGCACAAGTCGTGCCAATGCCTGGTAAGGTTGTTCTTTAACTGAGGGTATCCCCATCAAAGGTCTGCAGGCCATGTACTTACATATGTGATACTTCCAACATCCTCACCATCGGCACCATCTGTCCATCGACTCACGTTGACCAAGTTGGTTGTAGCAGGACCTAGAAGAACCCCAATCGCGAAAGCAGGCACTGCGATTTGGTGAGCGACCGTCACTCAGGTTGATATAGACTCCAGGGCCACAGGTGTGAATCACGCACAGGCTTCCCCCAGGTACCATCTTTGCTTTATTTTCAAGGAGAGCAGGCCGAACCCGAGCAGAAAGAGACCTAGTCAACGATTCAGCATCGCGCTCGTGCTTCAATTGGGTATAATCTATCAGCATCCTACCGGCAAAGGTTGCGCCGACGTTGAAATCGTTAATATCAAGAATTGGATGCAGCATCCTGTCTTTGCCGGTAGTAGACGAGATCTCATCAAGCTCGAAGAACTAATTCTCgtttcattctcttctcaAACAGCCCGGTAGTCTCGAAAGAAAAACTCGTTGCATTTCTAGAAAACCACCGACAAATGGGTAGCTGATGCAAGACAGGAGTATTGCTGCGTCATGCGAGGAGCCTTCCACGCCCGCCACATACCATTCAAGGCGGTTTTCGTTCTCCCGGGAATGTACCCCTGGTAGATAGCTAAGTACCACCCATGATAAAACAAAAAGCAGAGTACAATCATCTTTGTACGAGCGGGCGCCTGGATTCGTGTATACATCTAAAAATTTTGGACAGGTCGAAGATTGATTTGTTGATGCGCTTGAGTCTTACATTGGTCACATCGCTGTGCCGTGCAGGACGCGATGCAGGTTCTTAATCAATCTCCATTTGAGTCGACTGATAACTGCGATCTGTTCTGGCCCTTGGTCTTTCTTTACTCATGTGGCCCGTCAGGAAGACTCCTCAGATAAGCTGAAAGagggccccccccccccccctcctttggTCGAAGAGACTGGCCTACACAGAGAAACACGATGTGGAACCACGAACTTTGTGTAAGACCTAGGTACCTTCGCCCTTGCGCCAGTCCAAACTCGTATCGACACGGCAATGTGTGTACTCATCACTCGAATCAGGTGGAATGAAGCAAGGGCCCGCAGGATCGTCGGCGCCAAAGAAGCTTGGTACGGCGGAGCCAACTTATTCTGCTCTCGTAGCAAATCATAAGAAAAGGCTAACTGTTGTGCTAAGCATGGGTACTCGTGAAGGATCCAAAATGAACATAAATGTACAAGGGGGGGCGGACTTCCGAGTCAATCGCGCCATTTTGTACTGCAGACCCAGAGACTTCCGTCGTAGGTACGCAAGGGATGAATAAGTAGCGAAGTTGGCTGTCCACAGTCAGCATGTTTCGTCATCCGATCATGTCGCGGTCGCTTCATTGTAGCACGACAAATGGGAGGTCAACGCGTTGCGTCAGCTGTTTATCGCGTTTTTTCACGTGTTGTGGCAGTGTTCTACTCATCTATCTAGATATTTGATGTTTATTAGAGAGCGTGGATGTCTATCAAGGCGCTGTTCATTCAATGTGCATAAGAAATGTATTTGGGTATTTTGGGTATCATAATAGTAGAGATGTTGCTCAAGTCTTGAAGGTAATGGCACTCATTCAGAGCCAAttcagccccccccccccccccccccccctcttaAAGCTGAGGCAAGTCGGCAAACATGGCGCCATTCCATGCATCCGATCCTCCCGATTCGACTCCGTCAAACCATCCGTTCAAATCAAGCGTCTACTCGAGTCAgttagaaaaagaaaaattcaaTAGCCTCTGCCCAAGGTACGTTACTCACCGCTAAATCGCCGCCAAAGTCTGTCGACAACAGTGAAGGGAAATCAAAATCCAACAGCGAGGCAGAAATAGGTGTAGTTCCGAACGGGGCTATCGGGGGATCGGGAGACTGTGGGAATCCATCCTGACTTAGCAACTCAGATCCACAAGGAAGATGTAGAATCAATAATCTCACCTGCGTGGGCGGTCTCATAGCACATGCAAGAGCCTCCTCATAGGAGAGGCCGCTGATGATTCCGCGCCCAATTTGCACCGCTCGCTTGGATACAGCATCTAGCTCCGTCATCGGGTCCTCTCCTTTGATTCGAGACTTCGCCGACGCCAAAATCATGctgaaaaagaagaatggtTTACTACCTCTCCCCGATCCGCAGAGTATTGTGCGGCCGAAATCGTCCAAAGTCCGCTCGATCGCCTGCAACATGACACTCTGTTGAGATTGGACCATGCTGAGTAGTACGCTAGGATTGATATTGTCAATCCTGGAGCCAGAAGATTGACCCATCTCCTGGGCTTGTAGAGAAAGCTCAACACAGACTGTGATGGCGGCATGAAAGACATCGTCGCAGAACATTCCACTTGCCAGCTGCTTGATATGAGGATGCACAATGATCTCGCCAGGTGCGGGGAGCTGCATTTGGGAAAGAATTTCCAAGGAGGTTTCCAGACAGATCTTCCGCGAGTAGGAGCATTTGGGTAGACGGGCCACACTCAACGAGAAGGGACGATGGAGGGCAAGAACAAACTTTTGTATTGTGAATTGGTGCAAGGATTGAGCGAATTGATGCCGGACCGAGCTGGACGCGTCGCTGGAAAGGACATGATCGTTGAGACAATCGGAGCCAGTCTTCAAAAAACGAGAGAGTTCTTCATTGATCTGCAGAGCCTCGTCATATGATAGGCTGAAACGCAAAGCGTTCACTTTTTTGACGACACGCCATCGGAGATCCAATGATTTCGACAGCAAGCATTGGTAAATATTTTGGGTTCGTCTCGTTGAGTTGGTCGGCGATGGTTCATGCTTCATGTCCTCTACGATATCCGCATCGTCAATATCAGACGGTAAGTTGCAGTCACACTCGTCCAGGTCTATCGATGGGGTCATTCCGCGATCCAGAGCGATCTTCAAATCAAGTTCCACAATGGTAGTCCATAATCGACGTCGAAGCTCTGACCAAAACGGCGCAGTGGCCTTACGAAATCGACCTGGATCCCGATGCAACCCCAGCGTCATTGCAGAGCGAACGAGTGCGCCAGATGATATCCAGGCAAGCTCGGAGTCCGTCGCGTTCGCCAGTTGGGCCAAAAGAAGGAGAGTCTGTGTTTGAACCATTTTGAAGTTGATGTGTGGACTGATGGATGTGCAGGATATGTACGACTGGATAGCCATGATCCATTTCGATGCAGAATGTTGATATGCGTTAGGTTGGCCACTTGACGAAGAAGTCGGCAAGAAGCGAGTCCCTGCCGCCATAATTGCAAGCAGTTGAGCCACAAACGCAATATCTGGCTTTTGAGGATTGGCCCAATAATCTGCATACTGCTTCAAGAAGCTGGGTACGTGCAGAACACGATAAGTGGTCTCGAACGAGTCTAGATACAGCTGAACCAGCTGATCTGCGATGGCTCGCGAGGGTACCATCTCCTCGATTTCGAAGGCTTGTTCTCGGAAAGCTCTCTGATGCTCTTGGCTCTCCCGGGTCCATATTTCGTGCTTGTACTTTTTCATAGAATGATAATCTCGATAGGACTCGTTATTGTGTTTCTGCCGCATGAAGGTGCCAATATCTTGAAACTGGAAATCTCGTTAGTATGCCCTAAGGAGGAGAggaatttctttcttccccgcAAGCAAGCGGTAGGACGAGTGTGGTGAATTCACTTACAAAAGACGCGGTTGTACACCAATTACTGCGACCAAAGTATCTCGTTTTCCCTTTCTTGCCTCGGAAATTAGAGTCGGGTAGAAACCGTATACGATCTTCAAGATACATGGCCCCGGGGCCAGTCTGAGAGGTTGTCGTTTCGGAGAGCGTGTCGTGAGCCGTGGTCTCTGGCGTTTGAATAGCAGGGACCGACTTGGCCATGGCACGTTCAAGAGACCGTAATCGCTGACGAAGCTCATGAAGATCCTCCTTCTGACTATTCTTAGATACCCGGTCTGGAGTAGACTTTGCATTCAACCGTGAGTCAAAGACAAACATACTGCCAGCGCCTGTTTGTTGATCGACCTGGCCATGTGGCCGCTGATGACGGGCGTTGGAGGGCGAGATCCGGCGGGAAGTCTTGAGAAGGTCTCCAGGCTGCGATCCGACAAATGTACAACTCTCTGCGGTCTTGGATCGAATGCATTGACCGCAAGGAAGTGAGCGATCACACTTTAGCTTGCGCCGACGGCATTCGCTGCATGACAAGGGAGGTCGACGCCGCCTCTGGACGACTTTTTCTCTAACGGGAGCTTCATCATGTGATGTCGCATCGTAGTCTCGATGATCGTCCATGTTGATAGATCTTCAGTCATTCAGATTGATTCGAGTGTGCCGTTCGAGGCATGTGGCCGACACCCTCATCAAGTATTTTCGATAGGGGGTTCTTTTTCGCAACCTCGTCCGGTGTTGCGCAAGCAATCCCAAGGCAAATTTACAGTCGGACCACGGGGTTTCAAGACATCAGCGTCAAGAGAAGCAATTTTCTGTGCAATACAGTAGAAGATTTTACGCAGGcaaccctttttcttcttgaaaGAAAACGCTTTCGAATAAGCAGACAACGCGTTGCGGTTGTATATGATGACCGGAGACAGACAGAATTCGGCAAATTACCCGATCTCGGACTTACTTCTTTAGGAATATTCGCCAAGCTCCGGGCTCA
This genomic interval carries:
- a CDS encoding putative exopolygalacturonase B, whose translation is MKLITIGALLVGAVAAFATDHIPKGASIIAANDVSSLKGCGAHGQKYPNRRTVTIRASKNDKDDISDDFLWAMKRANHGGRVVLKKGKTYVIGKKLDLSFLNDVEVQLEGEIKFTDDIKYWQANNFYYDFQKSITFWVWGGQDIKIFGKGTLNGNGQAWYNAFAGREILDSSNTFYRPILFLTDNATRVSVEGITQLNSPCWTNFFVRTNDVSFDDVFINAYSTNASALPKNTDGFDSLNVNGLRVTNTRVDIGDDCFSPKPNTSNIFVQNLWCNNTHGVSMGSIGQYAGVKDIIEHAYIENVTLLNGQNGARLKAWAGANAGYGRINNITYRNIHIENTDQPVVLDQCYFNINATECAAHPSAVNFTNIVFDNIYGTSSGKKGREVVDLTCSPNAVCSGIHLSRIDLKVPPLITCDGIQGDIGVPCKKST